A stretch of DNA from Phycisphaerales bacterium:
CGTTGCTGTCCAGCTGAGAGGACATGGACAAGCTGATGGCATGCTGATGTGAGACCAGCTTGTTCGAGTTCATTCTTAATTCGCTGTCGGCTTATTGCTGGATCAAGGCCATACAGCACGCCATGATCGCGGAGATTTTCAAATACACTTGCATCGCCGTCGAGACTGGGTCTTTGAAAGACGACTCCAATTGACTGGCGAATTTCTTGCTGTGATGAAGCGCCAAGAATCTTAAACGACCCGACGTGTGGTCGGATAAGACCACAGAGCACGCTAATGAGTGTTGACTTACCACTGCCATTAGGCCCAAGAATGCAAACAAACTGTCCTGCTGCAACATCAAAGGTCAAATCGTCCAGGGCATTCAAAGCAATGTTATGGCCACGTCTCCGATATGAATGTCGCAATCCACTGACCGCAATTGCTGGCTCTTGTTCTCGATTAAGGCGAGGAGGTTTGGTTTGGATTTCGCAATCTGTCATCAAGCGTTACGATCCAATCAGGGACTTTGTTGGCGTTTGTATTGTTGATGGCCTTGCTTAAGCGGTAAGTCAAAGATTGTGACTTCTGCGCCATTCACCAAGCCACGGGCGAGTTCATTCATGAGTAGACGTTCTTGTGTCAGCCGCAGCGCACGTTGAAGATCTGGTTGAGCCTGCTCCAGAGTGATGTTCTCTGCAGGTGTTTCATCGATGAATTGAATAATCGCGTAGCGTTCCTGAAAGAGTACCGGTGATGAGTACTGGCCTAGCTGCATGTTCCAAAGCGTGTCTCTTAGAGGCGTTGGATATTCGGGATCATCTTGACTGAGTGGCCCAAATTTACCACCGGTGGTTGCCGATGTGGCAATTGAAGAATCAGAAATAATGTCAACAAATGGTTCGCCGGCATCAATTCGTTCTTTTGCTCGGTGTGCATCGCTCAAATCAGAATAAACAGCAATGCGACCGGTACGCTTTGCTCCATACATCACATCGTATAGTCGCTTAATTGCGTCCTCTTGTAACTCAACATCAGTCTGTACAAGTGCTCGGAGGGCAGCATTTCTCCATAGTAAATTTGCATAGCGCTGGTCTCCAAGTCCTTGACGAACTCGGATTTCTCTTAAGAGTCGAATCGCCATATCTGGATCATCGTTGATTGACTCGAGCAGCAGCGTCTCTTCGTTTTCAGCTGCAGTGGGATTCAATGTGATATTCGCCTTAGTCAATTCTCCATTGATCTGTTGGTGGAGAATATGCTCTTCAAGGATCATGCCGCCCGAAGCTTCAGCTAGAAGTGGTTGGAGATGTTTCCAGGTGACCCGACGCCCATCAATGATTGCAACCGGTTTTTCGGTTGAAATCGTAGTAGTGTCCGCTGGATCTTCGTCAGTGGGGCTGGCACTCACAATCGTATTCTGCTTCGATCCAGCGGTGCTGGTCGATGCTGCTGGCGGCGACTGGATCGCTTGCTGCTCCGTCTGGCGTGCTGAGGGGGCACATGCAAAAGGTGGTATCACCAATAAACAGAGAAGAGCAGAAATTACGTATGAATTGGGGTAGCTGAGAGGTGCAAGGTTGGACATAATTGTCTAGCTTCACCGTTGGCACGTCATTGTGTCAAGGCTCGATGCTCCCAGGATCCCTGGGGCATCTCATTTTAGGAGTGAACATGGCCAGGCAGAAGGTACTCATCTGTCCATATTGTGGCGAGCTACAGCCCGCGGAAGACGCCTGTCGGGTGTGTGATGGGCGGTTCAAGCGATCTGCCCGCCAGGAGAGGCAAAATGGGATGGGGCCCTGGTTTGTCCGTGATCCGGCCGCACCTTTTCAACCTGGCTTGAGCTATGCCAGCATTGCTCAGGAGATTGAAGCAGGTCATATTGATCGTTACACCATCCTAAGAGGCCCCACGACCAAGCAGTTTTGGACCGTTGCTAAGCGGGTTCCAGGTATTGCTCACCTTGTTGGCTACTGCCATAACTGTGGGGAAACGGTTGATTCCAAAGACCATCACTGTCAGTCATGTGATATTCCCTTTGGTGCCTATTTGGACCGTAACTATCTTGGATTGCCGGAGGTACAACTGATGGCTGATGAGGTTCCGGCAACTGGGCATCAACAGGCGCAGATGTCGAGTTCGATGATCTCATCAGAACGGCCATTATCTCAAGCATCAGGTGGTTCAGTTTCTAGTTTTATAAGTGATGCCGAATTACTTAATGGGCCCCTATCAGATATTGAGGTAGATCAACTTCAACCTCATTTGCAGCATCCGGTAGATGAAACAAATAAGCCAAGTCAGATTGATCCAAATGCAAATCTGATCCGCCAGAGTGGAGCAGGGCACCTCTTCGATAGTTCTGAATCTAATGTTAGATTACGGGGGCTTCAGCAACAGATTCGCTCTCAACAGCGGGTGGTACTTTTGTTGGTAGCACTTTTACTGGTTGTTGTTGTGATTGGAGGTTTGGGTCTGATTTATGGATTGCCGGCTTTGCGTGAGCAGGCAACACCAGTGACGACATTGCCGCCAGGTACAGCCCCAGTCAGTGGCTCTGACATTTCATTAGAAAATCCTGTGGCACCTGTCCAGGGTGAAAATGTGATGCCTTCCACTGCGTCGCCAACAAATCAGATTCCGATCATAGAGATGCCAGATACTGATGTGACCACGGACACCGAGCTTACAGAGGAAACGAGCGGAGCATCTGTCATTGCCGAGCCCACTCCTGACTCGGTACCTGCCACAGTCAGTTCCGAGCCCTCCGAAAATGCGCTACCAGAAGTTTGGCGCACTGCTTATGAAGAGGCTCAGGTTCATTATCGCAATGCTCGGAATTCGTCTCTACCAATTGAAAGTCGAATTGAAAGTGCGCAAGCAGCAGCAAAGTTGCTAGAGCAAGTGCCTTCTGATGCGAAAGCGATACCTACACCAATCCGAAATTTGATGGAAGACATTGCCGAAGAAATTGAGAGGCTCAAAATTGAAGAATTTATAGGCAGCTGATCATGCTGTTTTATGGAAAGAGTGGCCTTAGGCCTTGGAGGAGCTCCGAGCTAGAGCGGCAAGGCGTTGGTAACGGAGATAGGTACCTCTTGCAATTGTTCGAGCCAAAAGAAGCCCGACGCGTCCATCAAGAAAGCCTAAGCGAATGATGTAGGTTCGTAAAAAAGCCATCACACATCGATTGAATGCTTCCACTCGATTTGCAGATCTTCCGTTGGCATGAGCCTCTTGAGCACCCAGCGTTGCATATCGATCTGTTTTTTCATTGATTTCATCACGATCACGATATGAGTGGTGTTGTATGACATGAGTCATGACACCAGTTGTTCCTTCTACGACTATTTTTTCGTGGACAGGCACATCTTTAAAGCGGCCTGCCGAACGTCGAAACAAGCGTAGCTTTCGATCTCGCCGCCAATCTCCAAAGCGAATCGGTTTGCCTAGAAATGTTGATTTGAAGGGAATCGTGAAAGCTTCGTGTTTGGTGGTGGGAAGTGTTGAGAGAATCTCTTGAGCAAGTTCTGGTGTGATTCGCTCATCGGCATCAATTGAGAGTACCCATTGGCTGGTCGATTGATCAAGTGCATAATTCTTCTGAGGCCCGAATCCAAGCCATGGCTGTTCAAAAACCTTCTCTGTATGGGTGCGAGCGATGGTCGTGGTTTGGTCAGTGCTACCAGAATCCACCACCACAACCTCATCTGCCCATGCCACCGAGGCGAGACAATCGGGCAGATCCTGAGCTTCGTTCTGGGTGATGATAATCACTGACAAACTGAAGCCATCGGTCCTTGCTTGAGCATCTAGGTCGGGAGATTTCTTGGGCGGAGGCGCCATACCAATATCCTACGGCGTGAGAGGGGGTGATGGAACAAAGGCAGTATCGGCGATCGCTGTGTCAAAGAGGAAGCAAAGACGAAATGGGCCTCGCAGCCATTGGCTTGGTCGGCTCGATTGGGGGGGTACCAAAAAACCAAAAACCAGCACACTGGACTTGGGCGCCTGTGCCTGTCAGTAGAACGGCATGAGATTTGCGTCTATTCAGAGGTAAACCTAGCCAGAGGACAGGAGGTCCGCCATGAATGGCTTAAAACAAGCCTTGACCATTGTGACACTGTTGGCAGTCTTTGCGCTTTGCGCAAGG
This window harbors:
- a CDS encoding glycosyltransferase family 2 protein, coding for MAPPPKKSPDLDAQARTDGFSLSVIIITQNEAQDLPDCLASVAWADEVVVVDSGSTDQTTTIARTHTEKVFEQPWLGFGPQKNYALDQSTSQWVLSIDADERITPELAQEILSTLPTTKHEAFTIPFKSTFLGKPIRFGDWRRDRKLRLFRRSAGRFKDVPVHEKIVVEGTTGVMTHVIQHHSYRDRDEINEKTDRYATLGAQEAHANGRSANRVEAFNRCVMAFLRTYIIRLGFLDGRVGLLLARTIARGTYLRYQRLAALARSSSKA